A single window of Halococcus saccharolyticus DSM 5350 DNA harbors:
- the yqeC gene encoding selenium cofactor biosynthesis protein YqeC, which translates to MRLAAALSLSTPELVAFVGAGGKKTAMGRLVSEADARDLWAGYTTTTHTPPPEYPLVLAEPEHLGQELARTDDSPVAFAREEVPNPDRAAEKVRGFAPGVIDDAFESSRFDWLCVKADGARRRGFKAPGSDEPAIPSASTTVVPVVSVGVVGEPLDEEHVHRVERVAALTGLARGERLTADAVGRVLAHPDGGLKGVPASARVVPLVNQADAADDRRTARAVLEVAFEHTNRFDRGIVASLRNDTIAVVEA; encoded by the coding sequence ATGCGACTCGCCGCCGCCCTCTCGCTCTCGACGCCCGAACTCGTCGCGTTCGTCGGGGCCGGTGGGAAGAAGACTGCAATGGGTCGCCTAGTGAGCGAGGCGGACGCCCGTGACCTCTGGGCCGGGTACACCACCACGACCCACACCCCGCCGCCGGAGTACCCACTCGTGCTGGCCGAGCCTGAACACCTCGGGCAAGAACTCGCTCGAACCGACGACTCGCCGGTCGCGTTCGCACGTGAGGAGGTTCCGAACCCCGATCGCGCCGCCGAGAAAGTCCGGGGGTTCGCGCCTGGCGTGATCGACGACGCTTTCGAGTCGAGTCGGTTCGACTGGCTCTGCGTGAAGGCCGACGGCGCGCGCCGCCGCGGGTTCAAAGCGCCTGGCTCGGACGAGCCCGCGATTCCGAGCGCGAGCACCACCGTCGTCCCTGTCGTCTCGGTCGGCGTCGTCGGCGAACCTCTCGACGAAGAACACGTTCACCGGGTCGAGCGCGTGGCCGCGCTCACGGGGCTCGCGCGCGGCGAGCGTCTCACCGCCGACGCCGTCGGGCGGGTGCTGGCCCATCCCGACGGCGGCCTGAAGGGTGTGCCCGCGTCGGCGCGGGTCGTCCCGCTCGTAAACCAGGCCGACGCCGCCGATGACCGCCGGACTGCACGGGCAGTGCTCGAAGTCGCGTTCGAGCACACCAACCGCTTCGATCGCGGGATCGTCGCCTCGCTCCGAAACGACACGATCGCCGTCGTCGAAGCTTGA
- the ade gene encoding adenine deaminase, giving the protein MSDRVDTVVRGTLVNVHTGTLEDGAVAIDDGVIVALDERPAEREIEAEYIAPGLIDAHMHVESSMVTLPRYGAAVVPRGVTSVIHDPHEIANVCGAAGVRAVIEDAEHTPLKARFTVPSSVPASGLQDAGATLDPDAVAELLDAPDVVALGEVMNVPGVVAGDSTVHAKIDAARERGLPVDGHMPRVRGADLHEAARYLDSDHESITLDEARAKADVGLRVYLREGSSSKNLADLLGLVEAVGSRWLSLCTDDRDVTDLTEHGGVDFAVAKAIGEGVDPVTAVQLATINTAESYDLPFGRLRPGSPADLVLLSDLDSWTVEHVLIDGVLDPTTDREKPPSSTVPTDTVSFDPVDGADLAIEATGGDGPVAVRAIDAIGGLQTARLETEVPRSEGVLRPDTDEDVLSLAVIERHGAGGGVGRGFVHGLGLDRGAVGSTVAHDAHNVVVAGTSHEAMARIANHLREIGGGVAAYDPESGAADAEEDGMTALSLPVAGLMSDEPLETVAEEFGAVEDAAREIGLDHDGGIMELSFLSLEVIPELRLTNNGLVDVVSMEYVDAVVE; this is encoded by the coding sequence ATGAGCGATCGCGTCGACACCGTCGTGCGCGGGACGCTCGTGAACGTCCACACCGGTACTCTTGAGGACGGGGCGGTCGCAATCGACGACGGAGTCATCGTCGCGCTCGACGAGCGGCCGGCCGAGCGCGAGATCGAGGCCGAGTATATCGCACCCGGGCTGATCGACGCCCACATGCACGTCGAGTCGTCGATGGTGACGCTGCCGAGATACGGCGCGGCGGTGGTCCCGCGGGGCGTGACGAGCGTGATCCACGACCCCCACGAGATCGCGAACGTCTGCGGCGCGGCTGGCGTCCGGGCCGTCATCGAGGACGCCGAACACACCCCGCTCAAGGCGAGGTTCACCGTACCGTCGAGCGTGCCGGCCTCGGGCCTTCAGGACGCCGGCGCGACCCTCGACCCCGACGCCGTGGCGGAACTGCTCGACGCGCCGGACGTGGTGGCGCTCGGCGAGGTCATGAACGTTCCTGGGGTGGTCGCCGGCGATTCGACTGTTCACGCGAAGATCGACGCCGCCCGCGAGCGCGGACTACCGGTCGACGGCCATATGCCTCGGGTGCGGGGAGCCGATCTCCACGAGGCGGCGCGATACCTCGACTCCGACCACGAGAGCATCACGCTCGACGAAGCGCGCGCGAAGGCCGACGTCGGCCTCCGGGTCTACCTCAGAGAAGGGTCGTCGAGCAAGAACCTCGCCGATCTGCTCGGCCTCGTTGAAGCGGTCGGCAGTCGGTGGCTGTCGCTCTGCACTGACGACCGCGACGTGACCGACCTCACCGAGCACGGCGGCGTCGATTTCGCGGTCGCGAAGGCAATCGGTGAGGGAGTCGATCCCGTCACCGCAGTCCAGCTGGCGACGATCAACACCGCCGAGAGCTACGACCTCCCGTTCGGACGGCTCCGGCCAGGTTCGCCCGCCGACCTCGTGCTGCTCTCCGATCTCGACTCGTGGACCGTCGAGCACGTCCTGATCGACGGCGTGCTCGATCCGACCACGGACCGCGAGAAACCACCGTCCTCGACTGTTCCGACCGACACCGTCTCGTTCGATCCAGTCGACGGAGCGGACCTCGCGATCGAGGCGACAGGGGGCGACGGCCCGGTTGCGGTGCGGGCCATCGACGCCATCGGTGGTCTCCAGACCGCACGGCTGGAGACCGAGGTTCCCCGGTCCGAGGGCGTGCTTCGTCCCGACACCGACGAAGACGTGCTCTCGCTCGCGGTGATCGAGCGCCACGGCGCGGGCGGCGGCGTCGGTCGCGGGTTCGTTCACGGCCTCGGACTCGACCGCGGCGCAGTCGGCAGCACCGTTGCCCACGACGCCCACAACGTCGTGGTCGCGGGCACGTCCCACGAGGCGATGGCGAGGATCGCAAACCACCTCCGAGAGATCGGCGGCGGCGTGGCGGCCTACGACCCTGAATCCGGAGCAGCAGACGCCGAGGAGGATGGGATGACCGCACTCTCGCTCCCGGTCGCGGGGCTCATGTCGGACGAGCCGCTCGAAACCGTCGCGGAAGAGTTCGGCGCGGTCGAGGACGCAGCACGAGAGATCGGGCTCGATCACGACGGCGGCATCATGGAACTCTCCTTCCTCTCGCTCGAAGTCATCCCCGAACTCCGGCTCACCAACAACGGTCTCGTCGATGTCGTGTCGATGGAGTACGTCGATGCGGTCGTCGAGTGA
- a CDS encoding 5'-deoxyadenosine deaminase, with translation MLLAGTVVADAHTVIHDGAVVVEDDRIDAVGDAAELEDRYPDHPTAEYDVLAPGLVGGHIHSVQSLGRGIADDTALLDWLFDYILPMEATLDGDQMEVAAKLGYLELIESGTTTCVDHLSVAHADRAFEAAGELGIRGRLGKVLMDKESPDGLLEETDAGLDESERLIREYHGAFDDRIRYAVTPRFAVSCTEECLRGVRELTDRYDGVRIHTHASENEDEIATVERETGHRNIHWLDEVGITGEDVVLAHCVHTDETEREVLAETGTHVTYCPSSNMKLASGIAPIPDYLDRGINVALGNDGPPCNNTLDPFTEMRQASLLQKVDALDPTSTPAETVFEMATINGATAAGFEQVGKLREGWKADIVGLTTDLTRATPLHDVLSHLVFAAHGDDVAFTMVDGEVLYEDGELTVADARAIREEARAVDLDLDAVADEPVP, from the coding sequence ATGCTATTGGCTGGCACCGTCGTCGCCGACGCGCACACGGTCATCCACGACGGCGCGGTCGTGGTCGAGGACGACCGGATCGACGCCGTCGGCGACGCAGCGGAGCTGGAGGATCGCTACCCCGACCACCCGACCGCGGAGTACGACGTACTCGCACCGGGCCTGGTCGGCGGTCACATCCACTCGGTCCAGAGTTTGGGGCGAGGGATCGCGGACGACACCGCGCTGCTGGACTGGCTGTTCGACTACATCCTCCCGATGGAGGCGACCCTCGACGGCGATCAGATGGAAGTCGCCGCCAAACTCGGGTATCTCGAACTCATCGAGAGCGGGACGACCACGTGTGTGGATCACCTCTCGGTCGCCCACGCCGATCGAGCGTTCGAGGCCGCCGGCGAGCTGGGGATTCGTGGGCGACTGGGGAAGGTCCTGATGGACAAGGAATCGCCCGATGGCCTTCTCGAAGAAACTGACGCAGGCCTCGACGAGAGCGAGCGGCTCATCCGGGAGTACCACGGCGCGTTCGACGACCGCATCCGATACGCGGTGACGCCGCGGTTCGCGGTGAGCTGTACCGAGGAGTGTCTCCGGGGCGTTCGCGAACTCACCGACCGGTACGACGGCGTCCGCATCCACACCCACGCGAGCGAGAACGAGGACGAGATCGCGACCGTCGAGCGCGAGACCGGCCACCGCAACATCCACTGGCTCGACGAGGTCGGGATCACCGGCGAGGACGTCGTGCTCGCCCACTGCGTCCACACCGACGAGACCGAGCGCGAGGTGCTCGCCGAGACCGGCACCCACGTCACCTACTGCCCCTCCTCGAACATGAAGCTCGCCTCGGGAATCGCACCGATCCCGGACTACCTCGACCGCGGAATCAACGTCGCGCTCGGCAACGACGGGCCGCCGTGCAACAACACCCTCGACCCGTTCACCGAGATGCGCCAGGCGAGTCTGCTCCAGAAGGTCGATGCGCTCGATCCCACGAGCACGCCCGCCGAGACGGTGTTCGAGATGGCGACGATCAACGGCGCGACCGCTGCCGGATTCGAACAGGTCGGGAAGCTCCGCGAGGGGTGGAAGGCCGACATCGTCGGGCTCACGACCGATCTGACGCGCGCGACGCCGCTGCACGACGTCCTCTCACACCTCGTGTTCGCGGCCCACGGCGACGACGTCGCGTTCACGATGGTCGACGGCGAGGTGCTCTACGAGGACGGCGAACTCACGGTCGCCGACGCCCGTGCGATCCGCGAGGAGGCTCGTGCTGTCGATCTCGACCTCGACGCGGTCGCCGACGAGCCGGTTCCATGA